From Pelotomaculum schinkii, one genomic window encodes:
- a CDS encoding right-handed parallel beta-helix repeat-containing protein: MRKKLTMILVVVFALLVCSAGTMAASEGRIIYVNCNATGDNTGSSWVNAFTSLQAALDVAQPGDEIWVAAGTYKPTSEYGLGIGERGKHFEMKNGAGIYGGFAGTESTRSGRDWTAHSTILSGDIGVEGNASDNCYHVFYHPAGLALNQTAVLDGFTVTGGVANSGLNESSPNVHGGGMYNYNSSPTLTNVTFSKNSSRSGGGIYNYNSSPTLTHVTFNGNSTHRRGGGMSNDHYSNPTLTNVTFSGNSTSGSGDYTVYGFGGGMYNNDHSSPTLTNVTFSGNRAGVYGGGMYNNDSSSPTLTNVTFSGNHSDYDGGGMSNNKNSSPKLTSVTFSNNSGGSGGGMYNSSSSPTLTNVIFNNNYSRGGGGMWNSSSSPTLTNVTFSGNNSSGFGGGMTNYYYSSPTLTNVTFSGNSASGSGGGMYNYASSSRLTNCILWGNSGIQIYNTDDSSATVTYSDIQGGHPGNGNIDADPLFVGPGNLRLQAGSPCINTGSNDAVTVTFDLDGNPRIVSFNVDMGAYEFSEPFPPGSPAWPSGSSLTAGNVTQNGLTLTWTAATDDVGVTSYKIYKNNNILDTVNLDTVDGTPTPYNVTGLTSGTRYVFKVEAGDAEGNWSATGPSVTVTTAASKQIIYVNCNTTGDNTGACWSNAFTTLQAALDVAQPGDEIWVAAGTYKPTSDYGLGIGERGKHFQMKNGVGIYGGFAGTESTRSGRDRTAHPAILSGDIGVEGDASDNCHHVFYHPAGLALNQTAVLDGCTVTGGNANGGNSASYTGGGMYNFYNNSPMLTNVTFSGNSAVYGGGMSNFNSSSPTLINVTFSGNYASNRSGGGMWNDNSSPKLTNVTFSGNSAGIHGGGMSNDHYSSPTLTNVTFSGNHSDYAGGGMENFDSSPTLTNVTFSGNTARNSGGGMYNHNSSPTLSNCILWGNSGAQIYDGSFSNPTVTYSDIQGGYPGNGNIDADPLFVGPGNLRLQADSPCINAGTNVPFEAGGVAQGVTTDLNGSPRITGDRVDMGAYEAGITDLISNVISKFQKLSAQQVKDALAIGQRIIESDTIPDILSPAQKSLLNNLGLTNAQVKSAYNSVISQLDTEEKIKDLQSGDLTKLANFLKTVEGSFDPGLRNTLEAKGITVFKAVKLTIDIAALTFDPFSNIPKADLEAILEGDLGIASETAASYGLNWANIEALRDSLRPPEKRKLKDILITIGSLSDSANLSGLTLSAGTLDPVFAPDITEYTVLVGNDVSGFTVTPTTADANATVEVDKKTVQSGNASETISFSGNARRVKVTVTVTAQSGTEKKYTLIVLKPK; this comes from the coding sequence ATGAGAAAAAAATTAACCATGATACTTGTGGTGGTATTTGCTCTTTTGGTTTGTTCTGCCGGTACTATGGCCGCTAGCGAAGGGCGGATAATCTATGTGAATTGCAACGCCACCGGTGACAACACCGGATCCTCCTGGGTTAACGCCTTCACCAGCCTGCAGGCAGCGTTGGATGTTGCGCAGCCCGGTGACGAGATTTGGGTGGCTGCCGGGACATATAAACCGACCAGCGAATATGGCCTGGGTATTGGTGAGCGTGGCAAGCACTTCGAAATGAAGAACGGGGCGGGTATCTACGGTGGCTTTGCCGGGACGGAGAGCACGAGATCCGGGCGCGACTGGACTGCGCACTCGACCATCCTAAGCGGTGATATTGGTGTAGAGGGTAATGCCAGCGACAACTGTTATCACGTATTTTATCATCCGGCTGGTCTTGCCCTCAACCAAACCGCCGTACTGGATGGGTTCACTGTTACCGGAGGCGTTGCTAATAGCGGGTTAAATGAAAGTTCCCCCAATGTACACGGTGGCGGGATGTACAACTATAACAGCAGCCCCACGCTGACCAACGTGACCTTCAGCAAGAACTCCAGTCGTAGCGGCGGCGGTATATACAACTATAACAGCAGCCCAACACTGACCCACGTCACCTTCAACGGGAACAGTACCCATAGGCGTGGCGGCGGGATGTCCAACGATCATTACAGTAACCCAACGCTGACCAACGTCACCTTCAGTGGGAACAGTACTAGTGGCTCCGGCGACTACACTGTCTACGGCTTTGGCGGCGGGATGTACAATAATGATCACAGCAGCCCAACGCTGACCAACGTCACCTTCAGCGGGAACAGAGCCGGTGTCTACGGCGGCGGGATGTATAACAATGATTCCAGCAGCCCAACGCTGACCAACGTCACCTTCAGTGGGAACCACTCCGATTATGACGGTGGCGGGATGTCCAACAATAAGAACAGCAGCCCAAAACTGACTAGCGTCACCTTCAGCAACAACTCCGGTGGCTCCGGCGGCGGGATGTATAACTCTTCCAGCAGCCCAACGCTAACCAACGTCATCTTCAACAACAACTACAGTAGGGGCGGCGGTGGGATGTGGAACTCTTCCAGCAGCCCAACGCTGACCAACGTCACCTTCAGCGGGAACAACTCCAGTGGGTTCGGCGGTGGGATGACCAACTATTATTACAGCAGCCCAACGTTGACCAACGTGACCTTCAGCGGGAACAGTGCCAGTGGCTCCGGCGGCGGGATGTACAACTATGCCAGCAGTTCGAGGCTGACCAACTGCATCCTGTGGGGTAATAGCGGCATCCAAATCTACAATACAGATGACAGCAGCGCCACTGTCACTTACAGCGACATCCAGGGCGGTCATCCCGGGAACGGCAACATCGACGCCGACCCGCTGTTCGTGGGGCCCGGCAATTTAAGGTTGCAGGCCGGCTCGCCCTGCATTAACACAGGCAGCAACGACGCCGTAACTGTAACTTTCGACCTGGACGGCAACCCACGTATCGTGTCATTTAACGTAGACATGGGGGCATATGAGTTTTCAGAGCCTTTCCCGCCCGGTTCGCCCGCCTGGCCGTCCGGTAGCAGCCTGACTGCTGGCAATGTAACCCAGAACGGGCTGACCTTGACCTGGACTGCCGCCACGGATGACGTGGGTGTAACAAGCTACAAAATCTATAAGAACAACAACATATTGGATACTGTTAACTTGGATACTGTTGACGGCACACCCACACCCTACAACGTAACCGGCCTCACTTCAGGAACCCGGTATGTCTTCAAGGTGGAAGCAGGTGATGCTGAGGGCAACTGGAGCGCCACCGGTCCCAGTGTTACCGTAACCACTGCAGCCAGCAAACAAATAATCTATGTGAATTGCAACACCACCGGCGACAACACTGGAGCCTGCTGGAGTAACGCTTTCACCACCTTACAGGCAGCGTTAGATGTTGCGCAGCCCGGTGACGAGATTTGGGTGGCTGCGGGTACATATAAGCCGACCAGCGACTATGGCCTGGGTATTGGTGAGCGTGGCAAGCACTTCCAAATGAAGAACGGGGTGGGTATCTACGGTGGCTTTGCTGGAACAGAGAGCACGAGATCCGGGCGCGACCGGACTGCGCACCCGGCCATTCTAAGCGGTGATATTGGTGTAGAGGGTGATGCCAGCGACAACTGTCATCACGTATTTTATCATCCGGCTGGTTTAGCTCTGAACCAGACTGCCGTGCTGGATGGGTGCACTGTCACCGGAGGCAATGCTAATGGCGGGAACAGTGCCAGTTACACCGGCGGCGGGATGTACAACTTTTACAACAACAGCCCAATGCTGACCAACGTCACCTTTAGCGGGAACAGTGCCGTTTACGGCGGCGGGATGTCAAACTTTAACAGCAGCAGCCCGACGCTGATCAACGTCACCTTCAGCGGGAACTATGCCAGTAACCGTTCTGGCGGCGGGATGTGGAACGATAACAGCAGCCCAAAACTGACCAACGTCACCTTTAGCGGGAACAGTGCCGGTATCCACGGCGGCGGGATGTCCAACGATCATTACAGTAGCCCAACGCTGACCAACGTCACCTTCAGCGGTAACCACTCTGATTACGCCGGCGGCGGGATGGAGAACTTTGACAGCAGCCCGACGCTGACCAACGTCACCTTCAGCGGGAACACTGCCAGGAACTCCGGCGGCGGGATGTACAACCATAACAGCAGCCCGACGCTGAGCAACTGCATCCTGTGGGGTAATAGCGGCGCCCAAATCTACGATGGAAGTTTCAGCAACCCCACTGTCACTTACAGCGACATCCAGGGCGGTTATCCCGGGAACGGCAACATCGACGCCGACCCGTTATTCGTGGGACCCGGCAATTTAAGGCTGCAGGCAGATTCGCCTTGTATCAATGCCGGCACCAATGTCCCCTTCGAAGCCGGCGGAGTAGCCCAGGGCGTAACTACTGATTTGAACGGCAGCCCGCGCATCACCGGAGACAGGGTGGACATGGGGGCGTATGAGGCAGGAATTACTGATCTTATCAGCAATGTGATCAGCAAGTTTCAGAAATTGAGCGCTCAGCAGGTAAAAGACGCTCTGGCGATTGGCCAGAGGATCATCGAAAGCGACACAATACCGGATATCCTTAGCCCCGCTCAAAAAAGCCTGCTCAATAATTTGGGTCTGACCAATGCCCAGGTGAAAAGCGCTTATAACAGCGTAATAAGTCAACTGGACACTGAAGAAAAGATCAAAGATTTACAAAGTGGCGATTTAACGAAGTTGGCCAATTTTTTAAAAACGGTTGAAGGTAGTTTTGATCCAGGCTTGAGGAATACTCTTGAGGCAAAAGGTATTACTGTTTTTAAAGCAGTTAAGTTGACAATTGATATTGCTGCGTTGACCTTTGACCCCTTTAGTAATATACCTAAAGCAGATCTTGAGGCAATTCTCGAAGGTGATTTGGGAATAGCTTCTGAGACCGCGGCCAGCTACGGCTTAAATTGGGCCAATATTGAAGCGTTAAGGGATTCCCTGCGTCCTCCTGAGAAGCGTAAGCTTAAAGATATTCTCATTACCATTGGAAGCTTAAGCGATAGCGCCAACCTGAGCGGATTAACTTTAAGCGCAGGAACATTGGATCCAGTCTTTGCGCCAGACATCACCGAGTATACGGTTCTTGTGGGCAATGATGTTAGCGGGTTTACCGTCACCCCAACCACCGCTGACGCCAATGCTACGGTAGAGGTTGACAAAAAGACTGTACAAAGTGGGAATGCGTCCGAGACCATTTCTTTCAGCGGGAATGCCAGAAGGGTTAAAGTTACTGTTACGGTAACCGCACAAAGCGGCACTGAAAAAAAATACACCCTGATAGTACTCAAACCTAAGTAG
- a CDS encoding endonuclease MutS2, with amino-acid sequence MERKTLQRLEYQKILEQLGSFTGSPLSRELVMELEPVDDLAAILGWQAETSEGRELLRLDPTAEIGGWKDIRVQLKRAGSGAVLEPGELLAVADTLSAGRAIKAFLQEKQERYPILSRLADSLASLPDLERQIKKAILPGGEVADGASAELAQVRRKIMNHQLQIKEHLEHVIRSPNYQKYLQDPIVTVREGRYVVPVKIEYRTQVPGIVHDQSASGATLFIEPMAVVDKNNELRRLLLVEKQEVARILSELSDGVSRQVDSISISLEALGEFDFILAKARYSRKLDAWAPVLQGEAYMDIRQGRHPLLKDEAVPVNLRLGEDFDTLVITGPNTGGKTVTLKTAGLLVLMAQSGLHIPAGDGSRLGIFRQVFVDIGDEQSIEQSLSTFSSHMTNIVDIVRRAGRDSLVILDELGAGTDPTEGAALAQSILEKLHASGARTIATTHASELKNFAYTRERVENASVEFDAVTLKPTYRLLIGKPGRSNAFEIASRLGLPDELVKRAREFLTVEQVRIDELMRNLERTQQEAEAEREKAVRLSEEARLLKEKCERAENELKQKKEQILSKAGEEARLLVREARQEAEAAIRELKDKMAAEAGHARESAIQEARARLKKTQDRVNRASPEKTAAGEAPRHLRPGEEVYLPKFNQKGYVLSPPGPNGEVQVQVGIMKVNVPLKDLRRAEKPEPQKGQNKVGGVLLDKAREISSELDLRGLYADEALLLVEKYLDDAYLAGLSKVCLIHGKGTGSLRTAIHRELNGHRRVKSLRLGEQGEGGYGVTVVELA; translated from the coding sequence ATGGAAAGAAAGACTTTGCAAAGGCTGGAATACCAAAAGATACTGGAACAGCTGGGCTCCTTTACCGGTTCTCCTTTAAGCCGTGAGCTGGTGATGGAACTGGAGCCGGTTGACGATCTGGCTGCAATCCTGGGGTGGCAGGCTGAGACCAGCGAGGGGCGGGAACTGCTGCGGCTGGATCCGACCGCGGAAATCGGCGGCTGGAAGGACATCAGGGTGCAACTAAAACGCGCCGGGAGCGGCGCCGTCCTCGAGCCGGGTGAATTGCTGGCGGTGGCGGATACGCTTTCGGCCGGCAGGGCTATAAAAGCTTTCCTGCAGGAAAAACAGGAGCGGTACCCCATCTTAAGCCGGCTGGCTGATTCCCTGGCCTCCCTGCCGGATCTGGAAAGACAAATAAAAAAGGCTATCCTGCCCGGTGGCGAGGTGGCTGACGGAGCTTCCGCCGAACTCGCTCAGGTGAGACGGAAAATTATGAACCATCAGCTCCAGATCAAGGAACATCTGGAACACGTCATTCGCTCTCCCAATTACCAGAAATACCTCCAGGACCCGATTGTGACGGTCCGGGAAGGGCGGTATGTGGTACCGGTCAAAATTGAATACCGCACCCAGGTGCCCGGTATCGTGCATGATCAGTCCGCCAGCGGCGCCACCCTGTTTATCGAACCGATGGCGGTGGTGGATAAAAATAACGAACTGCGCCGTCTGCTGCTGGTGGAAAAGCAGGAAGTCGCGCGAATACTTTCGGAGTTATCCGACGGTGTTTCCCGGCAGGTAGACAGTATATCCATATCCCTTGAAGCCCTGGGCGAGTTCGATTTTATTTTGGCCAAGGCCAGATACAGCCGGAAACTTGACGCCTGGGCGCCTGTGCTGCAGGGCGAGGCCTACATGGATATCAGACAGGGCAGGCATCCCCTGCTGAAGGACGAGGCAGTGCCGGTTAACCTCCGCCTGGGCGAGGATTTCGACACCCTGGTCATAACCGGTCCCAATACCGGCGGCAAAACAGTTACGTTGAAGACCGCGGGCCTTTTGGTCCTGATGGCCCAGTCGGGTTTGCACATTCCCGCCGGAGACGGCTCAAGGCTGGGGATTTTCAGGCAGGTCTTTGTTGATATCGGTGATGAGCAGAGCATTGAGCAAAGCTTAAGCACTTTTTCTTCACACATGACCAACATCGTAGACATCGTCCGGCGGGCCGGGCGTGACAGCCTGGTTATTCTGGACGAATTGGGGGCGGGGACAGATCCGACCGAAGGCGCGGCGTTGGCCCAGTCCATCCTGGAGAAGCTCCACGCCTCGGGGGCCAGGACCATCGCCACCACGCATGCCAGTGAGCTAAAGAACTTTGCCTATACCCGCGAACGGGTTGAAAATGCCAGCGTGGAATTTGACGCCGTAACCTTAAAGCCCACCTACCGCCTTTTAATCGGTAAGCCTGGCCGCAGCAACGCTTTTGAAATAGCGTCAAGGCTGGGGCTGCCGGACGAACTGGTGAAAAGGGCCAGAGAGTTCCTGACGGTAGAACAGGTCCGGATCGATGAATTGATGCGCAACCTGGAAAGGACGCAACAGGAGGCGGAGGCAGAGCGGGAAAAGGCGGTGCGCCTGTCGGAGGAAGCCAGGCTGCTGAAAGAGAAGTGCGAGAGGGCGGAAAACGAGCTCAAACAAAAGAAGGAGCAGATCCTGTCCAAAGCCGGGGAAGAAGCCAGGTTACTGGTCCGTGAGGCCAGACAGGAGGCCGAGGCCGCCATCAGGGAACTTAAAGATAAGATGGCCGCAGAGGCGGGCCACGCAAGAGAAAGCGCCATTCAGGAGGCCAGGGCCCGGCTTAAAAAAACCCAGGACCGGGTCAACCGGGCATCGCCTGAGAAAACAGCGGCAGGAGAGGCTCCGCGGCACTTAAGGCCGGGTGAGGAGGTATACCTGCCCAAATTCAACCAGAAGGGCTATGTGCTTAGCCCTCCTGGCCCAAATGGCGAGGTGCAGGTACAGGTGGGTATTATGAAGGTTAATGTACCGCTTAAAGATCTGCGCCGGGCAGAAAAGCCCGAACCACAAAAAGGTCAAAACAAAGTGGGTGGGGTGCTGCTGGACAAGGCCAGAGAGATATCATCCGAACTTGACTTGAGGGGCCTGTATGCGGACGAAGCCCTTTTATTGGTAGAAAAGTACCTTGATGACGCTTACCTGGCCGGCTTATCAAAGGTTTGCCTGATTCACGGCAAAGGTACCGGGTCGCTCAGGACGGCCATCCACAGGGAACTGAACGGACACCGCAGGGTGAAGTCTCTACGCCTTGGTGAACAGGGCGAAGGGGGCTACGGAGTCACGGTGGTGGAACTGGCCTGA
- a CDS encoding YkvA family protein, translating into MDRDKAKSLLMEFITEIPNFLKLMYRLVKDPRVSTADKAILGAAIAYVFSPVDLLPDFIPFLGQVDDAYIVAIALQRLLNSAGEDVIKEHWEGSAGAIASLQSIIESALFFLPKNVVEKLTKKII; encoded by the coding sequence ATGGATAGAGACAAAGCAAAATCATTGCTCATGGAGTTTATCACAGAAATCCCCAATTTTCTCAAACTGATGTACCGCCTGGTTAAAGATCCCCGTGTTTCAACCGCCGACAAGGCGATCCTGGGGGCTGCCATCGCCTACGTCTTTTCTCCGGTGGATCTGCTCCCTGATTTTATCCCGTTTTTAGGTCAGGTCGACGACGCTTACATCGTGGCCATTGCCCTGCAGAGGCTGTTGAATTCCGCAGGGGAGGACGTTATCAAGGAACACTGGGAAGGCAGTGCGGGGGCCATTGCTTCCCTGCAAAGCATTATTGAATCGGCTCTGTTCTTTTTGCCAAAGAATGTGGTGGAAAAACTTACTAAAAAAATCATTTAG
- a CDS encoding DUF3656 domain-containing U32 family peptidase, which translates to MQRKPELLAPAGTWESLVAAVENGADAVYLGGTLFNARQSAGNFDHEEIERAVYFAHVRGVKVYVTVNILLDEQELPQAVRFLHFLQNCGADAAIVQDLGLAGLARKVIPELPVHASTQMTIHNLSAARLLKENGINRVVLARELSLDEISEIVRLSGLEIEVFVHGALCVCYSGQCLMSSLIGGRSGNRGRCAQPCRLKYALVDKAGRPLADPAQTGEYLLSPRDLNMSGYLPDLVKAGVTALKIEGRMKRPEYVATVVRIYRGLLDRAVSGGDFSVSPEAARQLAQVFNREFTTGYFYGRPGRELMSWKRPNNRGVRLGRVKGFNRHNRLAEVILESPLRVGDGIEVWVSDGGRAVGKVGRIMLGGRSVERAPGKAVVQLDINGRVFPGDRVFKTHDADLIERARASFTSPREVKKIPLAFTVAARAGEPLRIRVQDPAGFTGEAATVSKAAEAVNRPLTLAYLEKQLDRLGNTPFGLGSLDCRLDGQVMVPVSELNEARREALAQLERRRAAGLKATVVPEDVFNSRLSQALARDLSSGGANTTRTVLSVSVGDLPSLRAAVKAGAGEVNFGGEQFRSKPMLSMEDIYAGSEICRKSGIRFILASPRIMREQELEDFCRLLEGASGECLDGLLTGNLGLIHRAGEITGVPVFADFPLHVYNHAAALFLQEAGVAGLTLSPELTLEQVRRLVPLLSVPAEAVVHGALPLMVSEYCAPGSLLENGSRGTVLLLPNEKTCGVCRRNTFALKDRKGVVFPVETDRHCRMHIFNSRDLCMIEDLAALRSAGVSVLRIEAGRQGPDYVRDVVKSYHTALELPASQIQERTAGLKDMMLKYSPAGFTKGHYYRGVD; encoded by the coding sequence ATGCAGCGGAAGCCGGAGCTGCTGGCCCCGGCCGGTACCTGGGAGTCCCTGGTGGCTGCCGTGGAAAACGGCGCCGATGCCGTTTATCTGGGCGGCACGTTGTTTAACGCCAGGCAGTCCGCGGGAAATTTTGACCATGAGGAAATCGAGCGGGCTGTTTATTTTGCCCACGTCCGGGGAGTCAAGGTCTACGTTACCGTGAACATACTCCTGGATGAGCAGGAACTTCCTCAGGCTGTCCGGTTCCTGCATTTCCTCCAAAACTGCGGGGCGGACGCCGCCATTGTGCAGGACCTGGGCCTGGCAGGTCTGGCCCGAAAGGTAATTCCGGAACTCCCTGTCCATGCCAGCACCCAAATGACCATTCACAACCTGTCCGCGGCCCGTCTTTTAAAGGAGAATGGGATTAACCGGGTGGTGCTGGCCAGGGAGCTATCCCTTGATGAAATAAGTGAAATTGTCCGGCTTAGTGGTTTGGAAATCGAAGTTTTTGTACATGGCGCCCTCTGTGTCTGCTATTCCGGACAGTGCCTCATGTCCAGCCTGATTGGCGGCCGCAGCGGGAACAGGGGCCGCTGCGCCCAGCCCTGCCGGCTGAAATATGCCCTGGTTGATAAGGCGGGCCGGCCTCTGGCCGATCCGGCTCAGACCGGAGAATACCTTTTAAGTCCCCGTGACCTCAACATGAGCGGATATTTGCCGGATCTGGTCAAAGCCGGCGTTACCGCTTTAAAGATTGAGGGACGGATGAAAAGACCGGAATACGTCGCGACAGTAGTGCGAATTTACCGGGGACTGCTCGACCGGGCGGTATCGGGCGGCGATTTTTCTGTCAGTCCAGAGGCGGCCAGGCAGTTGGCCCAGGTTTTCAACCGGGAATTTACCACCGGCTATTTTTACGGGCGTCCGGGGCGAGAGTTGATGAGCTGGAAGCGCCCCAACAACCGGGGCGTCCGCTTGGGCAGGGTTAAGGGCTTTAACCGGCACAACCGCCTGGCGGAAGTGATCTTAGAAAGCCCGCTGCGGGTTGGTGACGGTATCGAAGTCTGGGTCAGTGATGGTGGAAGGGCGGTAGGAAAAGTCGGCCGCATCATGCTGGGCGGCAGGTCAGTTGAGCGTGCGCCCGGCAAAGCGGTAGTGCAGCTGGACATTAATGGCCGGGTTTTCCCGGGTGACCGGGTCTTCAAGACCCATGACGCCGATTTGATCGAGCGGGCCCGCGCCAGTTTTACTTCCCCTAGAGAAGTTAAGAAAATCCCGCTGGCGTTTACAGTTGCAGCCAGGGCCGGGGAACCGCTGCGGATACGGGTTCAAGACCCCGCGGGGTTTACCGGGGAGGCTGCTACGGTTTCCAAGGCAGCTGAGGCGGTGAACCGCCCGCTGACCTTGGCCTACCTGGAAAAGCAGCTGGACCGTCTGGGAAACACACCTTTTGGGTTGGGGTCTCTGGACTGCCGGTTGGACGGGCAGGTGATGGTTCCTGTTAGCGAGCTCAATGAAGCCCGGAGGGAGGCCCTGGCGCAGTTGGAGAGACGGCGGGCCGCGGGTTTAAAGGCTACGGTAGTGCCGGAAGATGTCTTCAACAGCCGCCTGTCGCAGGCGCTGGCACGGGATTTATCATCCGGCGGCGCTAACACAACCAGGACCGTGCTTTCCGTATCGGTCGGAGACCTGCCTTCGCTGCGCGCGGCGGTTAAGGCCGGGGCAGGGGAAGTGAACTTTGGTGGGGAGCAGTTCCGTTCCAAACCAATGCTTAGTATGGAGGATATTTATGCAGGTAGTGAGATTTGCCGGAAGTCGGGTATCCGGTTTATCCTCGCCTCTCCCCGGATCATGCGTGAACAAGAACTCGAAGACTTTTGCCGGTTGTTGGAAGGAGCTTCCGGGGAGTGTCTGGACGGTTTGCTTACCGGAAACCTGGGGTTAATACATAGAGCCGGGGAGATTACCGGAGTGCCGGTTTTCGCTGATTTTCCCCTGCATGTTTACAACCATGCCGCAGCCTTATTTTTGCAGGAAGCCGGTGTGGCCGGGCTGACCCTTTCCCCTGAGCTCACGCTGGAGCAGGTGAGGCGCCTGGTTCCGCTGTTGTCGGTTCCGGCGGAGGCCGTTGTGCACGGGGCGCTGCCCCTGATGGTGTCCGAGTACTGCGCTCCGGGCAGCCTCCTCGAAAACGGAAGCAGGGGGACGGTTCTTTTGCTTCCAAATGAAAAGACTTGCGGCGTATGCCGCCGCAATACTTTCGCTTTAAAGGATCGCAAGGGGGTAGTATTTCCGGTGGAGACGGACCGGCACTGCCGGATGCACATTTTTAACTCGCGTGACCTCTGCATGATTGAGGACCTCGCCGCCCTCAGGAGCGCAGGTGTCTCCGTATTGAGAATTGAGGCCGGACGGCAGGGACCCGATTACGTGCGGGACGTGGTGAAGTCATACCATACCGCTCTCGAGCTGCCTGCTTCGCAAATCCAGGAAAGAACGGCCGGCTTAAAGGATATGATGCTCAAGTACAGCCCGGCAGGTTTTACCAAGGGCCATTACTACCGTGGAGTTGATTAA
- a CDS encoding NGG1p interacting factor NIF3 translates to MKIKEIYQLAVEKGIEQDPRARETVMKLLEKERKLYDELKEDEKKEFDQDKLFNPYGDTRLLYGDPEREVTRVLSGIDMETAEVLLADRLSTRGTKIDLIIAHHPEGKAMSALYQVMSLQEDVLAKFGVPINVAEGIMASRINEVKLGLMPLNHNRAVDAARLLDIPLMCIHTPADNHVNTLLQNMMDEKQPETLDDVIKILKEIPEYAEAVQYNAGPAIVLGNKKNRAGKIMVDMTGGTSGSEDAYAKLATAGVGTLIVMHIGEKHRKEAEKNHIKVIIAGHMASDSLGLNLVLDQLVRRGVEVVPCAGLLRYERKEQL, encoded by the coding sequence TTGAAGATCAAGGAGATTTACCAGCTGGCGGTTGAAAAGGGCATAGAGCAGGATCCACGTGCCAGGGAAACGGTAATGAAGCTGCTTGAAAAAGAAAGGAAGCTCTATGATGAGCTGAAGGAAGACGAAAAAAAGGAATTTGACCAGGATAAATTGTTTAACCCTTACGGTGATACCAGGCTCCTCTACGGAGACCCGGAGCGTGAGGTGACCAGGGTTCTCTCCGGGATCGATATGGAAACGGCGGAAGTGCTCCTGGCTGACAGGCTGAGTACCCGCGGGACCAAAATAGACCTGATTATCGCCCATCACCCGGAGGGCAAGGCCATGTCGGCGTTGTACCAGGTTATGTCCCTGCAGGAGGATGTGCTGGCCAAGTTCGGGGTGCCGATTAATGTCGCCGAGGGTATTATGGCCTCACGGATTAACGAGGTGAAGCTCGGCCTGATGCCGTTGAACCACAACCGCGCGGTGGACGCGGCAAGGCTTTTGGATATCCCCCTCATGTGCATCCACACGCCTGCGGACAACCATGTCAACACTCTTCTCCAGAATATGATGGATGAAAAGCAGCCGGAAACACTCGACGACGTGATCAAAATACTCAAGGAAATACCGGAGTATGCCGAGGCCGTCCAGTACAATGCCGGACCGGCCATCGTCCTGGGCAACAAGAAAAACAGGGCAGGTAAAATTATGGTGGACATGACCGGGGGCACCAGCGGCTCTGAGGACGCCTACGCCAAGCTGGCCACGGCTGGTGTCGGCACCCTGATCGTGATGCACATCGGTGAAAAACACCGTAAGGAAGCAGAGAAAAACCACATAAAAGTCATCATTGCCGGCCACATGGCCAGTGACTCACTTGGTCTGAACCTGGTGCTGGACCAACTGGTACGGCGTGGTGTCGAGGTGGTGCCCTGTGCCGGGTTATTGAGATACGAGCGGAAGGAGCAGCTGTAG
- a CDS encoding DNA-3-methyladenine glycosylase produces the protein MAGREPDRDYLRGGILPRSFYAGDTVDVARKLLGNILVHETQDGVTAGKIVETEAYIQGDPACHASRGMTPRNRVMFGAPGHAYVYFIYGLYYCFNAVTAPAGVGEAVLIRALEPLQGIQLMQARRKRERLRDLCSGPARLVQAMGITREHNGADLTWGHLCVCGGAATPGKFVTTTRIGIKEGAEMPLRFYLEGSPFISRR, from the coding sequence ATGGCGGGCCGTGAACCTGACCGGGACTACTTGAGAGGCGGCATCCTGCCCCGTTCTTTTTATGCCGGGGATACGGTTGACGTGGCCAGGAAACTCCTCGGGAACATCCTGGTCCATGAGACTCAGGATGGAGTAACCGCGGGAAAAATCGTTGAAACAGAAGCTTACATCCAGGGTGATCCCGCCTGTCACGCCTCCCGCGGCATGACTCCCCGCAACCGGGTGATGTTCGGCGCGCCCGGCCACGCTTACGTTTATTTTATTTACGGGCTGTACTACTGCTTTAACGCTGTAACCGCCCCGGCCGGGGTCGGAGAGGCGGTTTTAATACGCGCCCTGGAGCCTCTGCAGGGGATACAATTGATGCAAGCCAGGCGGAAGCGTGAACGGTTGAGGGATTTATGCAGCGGGCCGGCCAGATTGGTGCAGGCAATGGGAATTACCCGTGAGCACAACGGGGCCGATCTCACCTGGGGTCATCTATGTGTGTGCGGAGGGGCAGCCACGCCGGGTAAATTTGTAACCACAACCCGCATTGGAATTAAAGAGGGGGCGGAAATGCCCCTGAGATTTTACCTCGAGGGAAGCCCCTTTATATCCAGGAGGTAG